The Limisphaera ngatamarikiensis nucleotide sequence AATCGGGCTTGGGTTCATGGTCGTGCATCTCCCGGCGGGGTCTGGCCGGCGCCCGGGTACAGCAGGGGAAAATGGATGGCCTGCACGCCCACGATGGCCGCGGCGCCCAGGATGTCCCAGGCGGCCGAGCCCCGCGGCACGTTGGCGGCCGGGCGGTCCAGACCCAGCAGGACCGGTCCGTACGCTTCCGCGCGTGCCACGTGATGCAGCAACCGCGCGGCGATCTGGGCCGAGTTCAGTTCCGGAAAAATCAGTACGTTGGCGGAGGCGGTCAGGGCGAGGTCGGGACATTTTCTGCGGCCCAACTCGGGCAGCAGGGCCACGTCGATCTGGATTTCGCCTTCGAACAGGGCCTCGAGATTTTGCTCCCGGGCCTTTTGACGGGCCAGGGCGGTGGCGGCGCGGACCCGCACGGCGGACTCATGTTCGGCGCTGCCCTTGGTGGAAAAGGACAGCAGGGCCACGCGGGGCTTGGCGCCGAGGAGGTGGCGGGCCAGCCGGGCCGTGGAGACCGCGATTTCGGCGAGTTCTTCCACGGTGGGGGCCGGAATGACGGCGCAGTCGGCAAGAAACAGGACGCCGTCCTCGCCGAAGCGTGAATCCCCGACCTCGACCACGGTGCAGCCGGCCACGGTGCGCGTGTGGGGGGCGGTGCCCACGATTTGTTGGAGGGCCCGCATGACGCTGGCCATGGTGTGGGTGGCACCGCTGACGATGCCGTCGGCCTGATGGAGGGCGAGCATCATGCTGGCGAAGTAGTTGGGCTGGAGCATGACTTCGCGGGCGTCCGTTTCGGGCAGACCGCGCATGCGCCGGAGCCGGGCGTACCGGGTGACGAACCCGTCGAGTTCCTCGCTCCGACTCGGATCCAGGACGCGGATACCGTCCAGGGCGAGTCCATGTTGTTGTGCGGTGGCACGGACCTGATCGTGTGGCCCCAGGACAATGGGTGCGCCGAGCCGGAGGGCATAGAACTGGCGGGCGGCCTGGAGCACGGCCGGTTCGGTGCCTTCCGGGAACACGATGCGCTTGGGATGGCGCTGGAGTTTTTCGATCAGGCCGGCGACGAATCGCATGGCCGGTCAAGTACCGCACGGCGGACCAAAAGGCAATCGGCAAACGCGGGCCGTGGGCTGCGCGGCCGGTTCACTCCTTTTGAGGGTGGCGCGCGGGGCGTTCGGGGGCTTTTGCGCCCTCCGGCGTGAGGAACTCGACCGCCAGAATCCGGTGGAGTTGCTCCATGGCGCGCATCAGACGCTGCCGGGCAGGGATGACTCCGGGCCGGGACAGGTCCAAAGGCCGGGCGAGGGCGTGTGTGACGCGATCTTGAAGGGGTCGGTTTGCGGTGGCTTGGCCGAGGGCGGCCAGGGCCTGTTCCACTTTAGCGAGGGCTGCGCGCGCACGTTGGACGATGGCGCGGGCCTGGTCGGGGGAGAGGCGGCCCTGGATGAGCCGCTGCAGGAGGCCGCAGCTGAAGGTGCGACAGCGTTCCGGTCTGAGTGCGTAGACACTGCAGAGCTGGCCGTTCAAGCAGGGACAGGGCTGGGGCAGTCGCCAACGACCGGGCTGACCGCGCAAGGGGACGTGCAGTTTCCGGAGGGTGGCGGCTTCGGACGGATCGGGGATGCGCACGTCGGCGAACAACACGCCATTGCAACAGAAGCCGCAGTGCGGGCAGAGCTCGCTCACGGCCTGCGCGGGTGTGAGGGCGCCGGGTGATGCAGGGTTCAACGCCATTCGTGTTTGGGATACCTGCGTTGGAGTTCCTGTTTGAGGCGAGGGTAGTGTTCGCGCCAAAATCCGGCCAGGTCCTGGGTGATCTGGACCGGTTTCATGCCCGGGCTGAGGATCTGGACCACGACGGGCACACGCCCCATGGCCACGCGTGGGGTTTCCGTGACGCCGAAGAGTTCCTGGATGCGCACGGAGATGAGGGGCGGACCGTCCTGGCGGTAGCGGACGCGGACGGTCCGTCCGTTGGCGAGGCGCACGCGTTCGGGGGCGTGCTGTTCGAGGAGGGTTTGCTGGTGTGCCGAGAGCCATGCCCGCACCAGGGGTGCCACGTCGCGGTCCTTGATTTCCTTGTAGGTGAAGGCGCCGTGGCAGAGGGTTTCAGTGACGCTGCGGCGGGCTTGGTCGGTGAAGGGTGGCAGCTGCAGTTCCGGGCAGGTGCGGGCCAGGAAATTGAGGCGCGCGATCCATTGTTCCACGGTATCGGTCCACGAGGGGAGGGTGAGTCGGCCGGCCAGAATCTCCGTGGCCAGGATTCTGGCGGCTTGTTCGGTCGGGGGCGGGTCCACCCGCCGTTGTGTCACGGTCAGGTCACGGAACCGGATCTCCTGGCGTGCTTCGACGCGGCGGGTTGCGGGATCGAAGAAGCACTCGGTGGTTGTTTGCAATTCGTGCGGGTGGAGTTCGGTGATCCAGCATGGCTCGACCGGGCAGACCAGCGACAGGACAGTTTCGGTCTGGCCGTTACTGTTTTGGATTTCGCGGATTTCTGCGGCGACGAGCAGGGGGCTGTCCCGCACGACTGTTTCCGGGTCCAGGACCGCCCTGCGACCGCCGGTGAGCTGGCACCGCAGGGTGCCGGAGTCGATCCGGCGGGCCAGGTGATCCGGGAAGGCACTGAGGATTGCGCGCGCCAGGGCGGCCGGAGGCGCGGACGACTCTTCGGTGTTCCAGCCCTGGCGTCGTGCGATCTGGAGGAACTGTTCGAACAGGTCGGCCACCTGCAGGGCCGTGCGCCGGTTGATTCCCAGGCGGTCGCAGGCTTCGGGTGAGAACCCTTGCTGACAGACGTAATCCCAGGCCTGGATGGCGCGGTGAAAGTCGGTGGCGAACCGGCTGCCCAGCAGGTCCTCGCGAAGGTCCTGGATTTCCCGGGGCACGCCCCGCAGGAGCAGTTCGCGGCCCTGGGTGAGAGCAGCGGCCAGGCAGGCATCGCGCACACAACCCAGTCGTGCCGCTTCAAGCAACATCCGGGCGTACCGGGGATGGACGGGGAAGGCGAGCATTTGGCGACCGAGCGCGGTGATTCGGGTTCGGGGCGGTTCGGGTTCCGCGGGGGTGTCAGGGACCGGTTCCAGGGCGCCCAGTTCCAGGAGAAGTTGCTCGGCGCGGGCCAGGGCGCGTGGATCGGGGGGATCGAGCCAGCGGAAGCCGGTGAGGTCTTCGATGCCGGCGGCTTTCAACAGGAGGACCACTTCGCTCAGGTCGAGCCGTTGCAGTTCCGGCAGTTCACGTTCGGGTCGGGCGGCATGTTCCTGCCGGCTCCAGAGCCGGATGCAGATACCGGGGGCGGTACGGCCGGCGCGGCCGGCTCGTTGTTCGGCCGAGGCGCGGCTGATCGGCTCGATCCAGAGCGTGTTCAGGCCGCGGACAGGGTCGTAGCGCGGGATGCGGGCCAGGCCGCTGTCGATTACCAGTCGGACGCCGTCGATGGTGAGAGAGGTTTCCGCCACGTTGGTGGCGACGACCACCTTGCGGCGGTCGTACCGGCGCAGGGCGGCGTCCTGCTGCGTCGGAGGGAGTTCTCCGTGGAGCGGCAGCAGGACAAATCCGGCTGATTCGGGCCGGCGTTCCAGGGCACGGAGTGTTTGATGGATTTCGTAGGCACCGGGCATGAAGATGAGGACATCGCCGGGACCGCCGTTGGCCACGTATCGGGCGAAGGCTTCGGCGGCTTTTTCCCATACGGGCGGCGGGTTGCGTCGGGGCGGTTCTTCCCAATGATGGATTTCGACCGGGTAAAGGCGACCGGACGCTTCCACCACGGCGCAGTCCGGGGACCAGGGTGGCGGCGGGGGACGGCGCCATTGGCCGAGGTAATCCCGGAGCCGCGGCAGATCGAGTGTGGCGGACATGACGAGGATCAACAGGTCCGGCCGCGATTGTTCCTGGAGTTCGAGGGCCCGGGCCAGGGTGACGTCGCCATAGAGATGCCGTTCGTGGAACTCGTCGAAGATGAGGGCGGTTACGCCGGGCAGGTCCGGTTCGTCGAGCATCTGGCGGAGGAGGATTCCTTCGGTCACGTAACGGATGCGGGTGCGCGGAGTGCTGGTGTTGTCGAATCGAATGGTATAACCGACCTCCCGGCCGAGGGGGCAACCGAGCTCGGCTGCCACGCGGGCGGCCAGCAGGCGGGCGGCCAAGCGGCGTGGCTGGAGGAGGATCGCCTGGCCCTCGCCGAGGAGCCCGTGGCGGAGCAGGATTTGGGGAACCTGGGTGGACTTGCCGGAGCCGGTGGGGGCGGAGAGGATGAGCCGGCGATGGTGCCGGAGCCGGTCCACCAGTTCCGCTTCGACTTCGTAGATCGGCAACGGCTCAGGCATGGGCTTCGTCAAGGGACCAGTCCGGCCGGATTTCCGCGTCGGGGCCGGTGGGGGGGAGTCCGTGTTGGGCTTGCAAGAGGGCCAGCGCGGCCACCATCGCGGCGTTATCGGTGCAAAAGGCCGGGGTGGCCAGGCGCAGTTTGAGGTCGTGTGCGGCGCAAGCCTCCTGGAGTGCCTTGCGCAGGGCACGGTTACAGGCCACGCCGCCCGAGGCGGTGACCAGTCGGACCCCCAACCGACATGCGGCCCGGACGGTTTTGGCGACGAGCACTTCGACGATGGCTGCCTGCACGCTGGCGCAGAGGTTTCTGAGGGCGGTTTCATCCCCGATCAACCCGGGGTTGTCGCGGAGAAAGTAGCGGACGGCGGTTTTGAGTCCGCTGAAACTGAAGTCGTCGTTGGGTTCCTCGAGCAGGGGTCGGGGGAAGTGGTGGGCGCGCGGGTTTCCGTGTTCGGCCATGCGGTCAATCACCGGTCCGGCCGGGTAGGGCAGGCCCAACAACTTGCCGGTTTTGTCGAAGCATTCACCGGCGGCGTCGTCGAGGGTGGATCCCAGGAGACGATGACGCAGGGGGGCTTCGACATGGACCAGCAGCGTGTGCCCTCCGCTGACGATGAGGGACACGTGCGGTTCGAACCGGTTCAGGTCAAGCCGGGCCGGTTCGTCAGCGAGCCATGGGGAGTACAGGTGTGCCTCGTGGTGGTGCACTCCGTAGAAGGGCCGTTCCAGGGCAAAGGCCATGGCCTGGGCGGCTTTGAGACCAATTAGCAGCGCGGTGGGCAGTCCGGGACCGCGGGTGGCGGCCACCAGGTCAATTTGCTCCGGTGCAACTCCGGCGGTTTGAATGGCCGATCGTGCCACGGGCAGGAGATTGCGGAGATGTTCGCGTGCAGCCAGTTCCGGGACGACCCCTCCGTATTCCGCGTGAAGCCGCACCTGGGAGGCGACGGCGTTGGCGCGGACGATGCCGTTGACCATCAGGGCGACGCCGGTTTCGTCGCATGAGGTTTCGATGGCAAGGACCGTCATGAGCGGGATCGTGTGGTCGCGAGGGGTTTGGGGTGGAAGTTCGGTTCCGGTGCCGGGGCCGATGCCGGGGATTTGCGCCCGGGGCGGGTTCCGGGTGCGGGGGGCGGGGCGGCCGATGTCACTGTGACTTTGGGATTCATGCGGCTCGGAAAGGGGCGCCCGTGGGGGCGGCTGCGCGCGTCTGGTTCTCCGCGGGTGATTGGGTCAATTGCTGCCGGAGCCGTTCCAGGGCGCGCTCGAGCTGAGGGTCCCGGGCGCGCCGGGCCCGTTCCTGTTCTTCCACCGTCAGCCCTTCCAGTCCACCGGGGGCTCGTAAGAGCAGGAGATCACGCTCCTGTTCCTCGGTGAGGGGCACGACTTCGTCGGGTGTGATGCCTCGCTCGTGGATCAGGCGACCTGAAGGGGTGAAGTACTTGGCCGTGGTGAGTCGGAGGGCGGCCCCGCCGGGCAGGGGGATGACGCTCTGGACACTGCCTTTGCCGAAGGTTTGTTCGCCGATGAGCACGGCCCGGTGGTGGTCCTGGAGGCAGCCGGCGACGATTTCGGCCGCGCTGGCCGTGCCGCGGTTGACCAGGACAACGATGGGGATGCCTTGGAGCCGGTCGCCCCGTCGGCCTGCACGAAATTCCTGGTCATAAGCGGGGTTGCGGCCCCGGGTGGTGACGATGACCTGCCCGGGTTCGAGGAACTCCTCGCTCACGGCCACGGCCTGGTCGAGCAACCCACCGGGATTCCATCGCAGGTCCAGGATCAGGCCGCGTAGCCGCCGGCTTTTCATGGTTCGGAGGGCGGCCCGGAGTTCCTGGTCTGTTTTTTCGCCGAACTGGGTGATCCGGGCATAGCCAATCCCATCGGCGTTGACGGGAAACTCCTTTCGGTTGTTGAGGTCCTTGACCATGTCCACCTGAATGACCGCCCGCCGCAGGGTGAGGGTGAGGGTTCGGTCCGTGGATGGCCGGTAAAGGGTCAGGGTTACCTCCGTGCCGGGGGGACCGCGCAGTCGCCGCACAGCTTCTTCAAGGGACATCCCTTCAGTGGACTCGTTTTCAATTTTGACAATCCGGTCGCCACTCAGGATGCCGGCTTTGAAGCCCGGCGATCCCTCCATGGGTGAGACAACGGTCAGGTGGCCTTCACGGACTCCCACCACCAGGCCCAGTCCGCCAAATTCGCCCTCGGTGTCGTCCTGCAGGTCCCGGAACCGGTCCGGGTCCAGAAATTCGCTGTACGGATCATCCAACGTGGCCAGCAAACCGTCCAGGGCGCCGCGGACGAGGCTCCGGTAGGTCAGGTTGGTGCCGTTGGCGTAGTCCTGCCGGACCAGCTCCAATACACGGGAAAAGAGCTCCAAGTGGGGGTAGGGGCTGTCGTCGGTTCCCCGCTGCAGCGCCTGGCGGTACATCCGGGCGCCCATTCCCAGGTTGAGCACCAGGAGAGCGACCAACAGCCCGTAGGCCAGGGTTCGCGAGTGGATTTTGGTTACCTGCATCGTATGGGCGGGAGCGTAGGTGCGGAGGCCTGGCGAAACAAGGCGATTGCTATGGAGGACCGGGGCGGTGGCGCCGCTCCAGCGGCAGTGCCGCCGGGGCTGGAATTGCAGAGAATGCCGGTTTGTTTAGACGGCAATCTTCGCACCACCGGCTTCCCCGGCCGAGTTGATCAGCCGACAAAGGACCCGCACCGGGGCTGCAACATGACACCGGCAACCAAGCAAGTTGGTCCTGCAACGGACCGGGGACGCTACGAAAGAAACTGCACCTGCCACCAGCCCCTTGGGCTGGCCTCAGGCAATTCCACCAGCGGTGTTACCCTACCGGGGTGTGGAAGCCCGGCGGAGTCGCTCGGCGGCGGCCCGGGCCCTGGGATCACCCGCAGCGATGGCGGAGGCCAGGTCAGCCTGCAGCTGTTGCATCCGCTGGTAGTACATCTGGGCCTGCTGTTCGGAAAGGATGCGCTGTTGCTGCTGAATGGCCAGCATGGCCTCCACGGCCTTTTCGTAATCCCTTTGTTTGGCTGCCAGCTCGGCCTGGCGCAACCGCTCCATGGCGGCCTGTTGGGCGGCCAGATCGGCTGCCGTGGGCCCCGTGGGTACGGGGTTGGGCTGGGCTGACTGGTCCTGGGTAGCGCCCTGGCTCACGTCAGCGGTGGGAGATGGCGTGGACGAGGTTTCTTCCTTCTTGCCGCAGCCGACCAAGAGACACAACGCCAAGACGGCCGTGGCACCTGTTAGATGGAAGACGTAA carries:
- a CDS encoding phosphate acyltransferase, with amino-acid sequence MRFVAGLIEKLQRHPKRIVFPEGTEPAVLQAARQFYALRLGAPIVLGPHDQVRATAQQHGLALDGIRVLDPSRSEELDGFVTRYARLRRMRGLPETDAREVMLQPNYFASMMLALHQADGIVSGATHTMASVMRALQQIVGTAPHTRTVAGCTVVEVGDSRFGEDGVLFLADCAVIPAPTVEELAEIAVSTARLARHLLGAKPRVALLSFSTKGSAEHESAVRVRAATALARQKAREQNLEALFEGEIQIDVALLPELGRRKCPDLALTASANVLIFPELNSAQIAARLLHHVARAEAYGPVLLGLDRPAANVPRGSAAWDILGAAAIVGVQAIHFPLLYPGAGQTPPGDARP
- a CDS encoding YkgJ family cysteine cluster protein, whose protein sequence is MNPASPGALTPAQAVSELCPHCGFCCNGVLFADVRIPDPSEAATLRKLHVPLRGQPGRWRLPQPCPCLNGQLCSVYALRPERCRTFSCGLLQRLIQGRLSPDQARAIVQRARAALAKVEQALAALGQATANRPLQDRVTHALARPLDLSRPGVIPARQRLMRAMEQLHRILAVEFLTPEGAKAPERPARHPQKE
- the hrpB gene encoding ATP-dependent helicase HrpB; its protein translation is MPEPLPIYEVEAELVDRLRHHRRLILSAPTGSGKSTQVPQILLRHGLLGEGQAILLQPRRLAARLLAARVAAELGCPLGREVGYTIRFDNTSTPRTRIRYVTEGILLRQMLDEPDLPGVTALIFDEFHERHLYGDVTLARALELQEQSRPDLLILVMSATLDLPRLRDYLGQWRRPPPPPWSPDCAVVEASGRLYPVEIHHWEEPPRRNPPPVWEKAAEAFARYVANGGPGDVLIFMPGAYEIHQTLRALERRPESAGFVLLPLHGELPPTQQDAALRRYDRRKVVVATNVAETSLTIDGVRLVIDSGLARIPRYDPVRGLNTLWIEPISRASAEQRAGRAGRTAPGICIRLWSRQEHAARPERELPELQRLDLSEVVLLLKAAGIEDLTGFRWLDPPDPRALARAEQLLLELGALEPVPDTPAEPEPPRTRITALGRQMLAFPVHPRYARMLLEAARLGCVRDACLAAALTQGRELLLRGVPREIQDLREDLLGSRFATDFHRAIQAWDYVCQQGFSPEACDRLGINRRTALQVADLFEQFLQIARRQGWNTEESSAPPAALARAILSAFPDHLARRIDSGTLRCQLTGGRRAVLDPETVVRDSPLLVAAEIREIQNSNGQTETVLSLVCPVEPCWITELHPHELQTTTECFFDPATRRVEARQEIRFRDLTVTQRRVDPPPTEQAARILATEILAGRLTLPSWTDTVEQWIARLNFLARTCPELQLPPFTDQARRSVTETLCHGAFTYKEIKDRDVAPLVRAWLSAHQQTLLEQHAPERVRLANGRTVRVRYRQDGPPLISVRIQELFGVTETPRVAMGRVPVVVQILSPGMKPVQITQDLAGFWREHYPRLKQELQRRYPKHEWR
- the tsaD gene encoding tRNA (adenosine(37)-N6)-threonylcarbamoyltransferase complex transferase subunit TsaD, encoding MTVLAIETSCDETGVALMVNGIVRANAVASQVRLHAEYGGVVPELAAREHLRNLLPVARSAIQTAGVAPEQIDLVAATRGPGLPTALLIGLKAAQAMAFALERPFYGVHHHEAHLYSPWLADEPARLDLNRFEPHVSLIVSGGHTLLVHVEAPLRHRLLGSTLDDAAGECFDKTGKLLGLPYPAGPVIDRMAEHGNPRAHHFPRPLLEEPNDDFSFSGLKTAVRYFLRDNPGLIGDETALRNLCASVQAAIVEVLVAKTVRAACRLGVRLVTASGGVACNRALRKALQEACAAHDLKLRLATPAFCTDNAAMVAALALLQAQHGLPPTGPDAEIRPDWSLDEAHA
- a CDS encoding S41 family peptidase, with amino-acid sequence MQVTKIHSRTLAYGLLVALLVLNLGMGARMYRQALQRGTDDSPYPHLELFSRVLELVRQDYANGTNLTYRSLVRGALDGLLATLDDPYSEFLDPDRFRDLQDDTEGEFGGLGLVVGVREGHLTVVSPMEGSPGFKAGILSGDRIVKIENESTEGMSLEEAVRRLRGPPGTEVTLTLYRPSTDRTLTLTLRRAVIQVDMVKDLNNRKEFPVNADGIGYARITQFGEKTDQELRAALRTMKSRRLRGLILDLRWNPGGLLDQAVAVSEEFLEPGQVIVTTRGRNPAYDQEFRAGRRGDRLQGIPIVVLVNRGTASAAEIVAGCLQDHHRAVLIGEQTFGKGSVQSVIPLPGGAALRLTTAKYFTPSGRLIHERGITPDEVVPLTEEQERDLLLLRAPGGLEGLTVEEQERARRARDPQLERALERLRQQLTQSPAENQTRAAAPTGAPFRAA